Proteins encoded together in one Flavobacteriales bacterium window:
- the dapB gene encoding 4-hydroxy-tetrahydrodipicolinate reductase, protein MNIALYGTGRMGRAIEEAALRRGHRIALKVGSANAGAPPTGCDVAIEFSRPAHAVDNIRLCVQAGVPVVVGTTGWYDHLPEVRELVAAGDGAVLWASNFSIGVNLFFRVNRLLAALMDGRSDYRVRLDEVHHVHKLDAPSGTALTLARDIDLHHAGYTGWSHAPAPAPASSAEAFGEGMAPASSAEAFGEGMAPAPVPIHSERTGEVPGKHSVQWSSADDRIVITHEAFGRSGFATGAVHAAEWLADPVQRRRGLFTMDDVLGRP, encoded by the coding sequence ATGAACATCGCACTCTACGGCACGGGGCGCATGGGCCGCGCCATCGAGGAGGCCGCGCTGCGCCGCGGGCACCGGATCGCGTTGAAGGTGGGCTCGGCCAACGCGGGCGCGCCGCCCACCGGCTGCGACGTGGCCATCGAGTTCAGCCGGCCGGCCCACGCGGTGGACAACATCCGCCTGTGCGTGCAGGCCGGAGTGCCGGTGGTGGTGGGCACCACGGGCTGGTACGACCACCTTCCCGAGGTGCGCGAGCTGGTGGCCGCCGGCGATGGGGCCGTGCTGTGGGCGAGCAACTTCAGCATCGGCGTCAACCTGTTCTTCCGCGTGAACCGGCTGCTGGCCGCGTTGATGGATGGGCGGAGCGACTACCGCGTCCGGCTCGACGAGGTGCACCACGTGCACAAGCTCGACGCCCCCAGCGGCACGGCCCTCACCCTGGCCCGCGACATCGACCTGCACCACGCCGGATACACGGGCTGGTCCCACGCCCCAGCTCCTGCCCCTGCCTCGTCTGCCGAAGCCTTTGGCGAAGGCATGGCCCCTGCCTCGTCTGCCGAAGCCTTTGGCGAAGGCATGGCCCCTGCCCCGGTCCCCATCCACAGCGAACGCACCGGCGAGGTGCCCGGCAAGCACAGCGTGCAGTGGTCCAGCGCGGACGACCGCATCGTCATCACGCACGAAGCCTTCGGGCGTAGCGGCTTCGCCACGGGCGCGGTGCATGCGGCCGAATGGCTGGCGGACCCGGTGCAGCGGCGGCGCGGCCTCTTCACCATGGACGATGTGCTGGGCCGGCCCTGA
- a CDS encoding signal peptidase I, which yields MIPYLVLFAYFAVLFGCLWKYFQKAGRKAWEGLVPGYNILIWLKLSGKPWWWIFLFLVPGVNLLMFMILNVNLSITLGERGFKDHVVMTLLPWVKIPQLAFSPKHAYVGPIPVAQRKRGLLGQWGDAILFAVIVATVFRTFTFEAFTIPTPSMEKSLLVGDYLFVSKLSYGPRMPMTPLTFPFTHHTMPLSASTPSFVTWFSQPYRRLPGFGKPERGDAVVFNFPEGDTVVANFQNQSYYQLVRDHGREKIHDPGYRMLNMVDGQVRQMPTGGILVRPLDKKENYIKRCVAVAGDTVAVRGGLVHINGVKQHVPEMAQYAYEFVLKDRFNERMLKEQYDISPDDLSPGENGGVSIPLTEANAAKLGGFSNVASMTRQDHPKGYSSPYHKLPYFPNHPAFDWTEDNFGPLWIPKAGATVALSLANLPLYERAIRVYEHNDLRIEGDRILINGAPATSYTFKQDYYWLMGDNRHRSQDARFWGFVPHDHVVGKAVLVWFTKDPYTGIRWKRLFTVVRNGLK from the coding sequence ATGATCCCTTACCTCGTCCTCTTCGCCTACTTCGCCGTCCTCTTCGGCTGCCTGTGGAAGTACTTCCAAAAGGCCGGCCGCAAGGCCTGGGAAGGCTTGGTCCCCGGCTACAACATCCTCATCTGGCTGAAGCTGAGCGGCAAGCCGTGGTGGTGGATCTTCCTCTTCCTGGTACCGGGCGTGAACCTGCTGATGTTCATGATCCTGAACGTGAACCTGAGCATCACCCTGGGCGAGCGCGGCTTCAAGGACCACGTGGTGATGACCCTGCTGCCCTGGGTGAAGATCCCGCAGCTGGCCTTCTCGCCGAAGCACGCCTACGTGGGCCCGATCCCGGTGGCGCAGCGCAAGCGCGGGCTGCTGGGCCAGTGGGGCGATGCTATCCTGTTCGCGGTGATCGTGGCCACGGTGTTCCGCACCTTCACCTTCGAGGCCTTCACCATCCCCACGCCCAGCATGGAGAAGAGCCTGCTGGTGGGCGACTACCTGTTCGTGAGCAAGCTGAGCTACGGGCCGCGCATGCCGATGACCCCGCTCACCTTCCCCTTCACGCACCACACCATGCCGCTTTCGGCCAGCACGCCCAGCTTCGTCACCTGGTTCAGCCAGCCCTACCGGCGGCTACCCGGCTTCGGCAAGCCCGAGCGGGGGGATGCGGTGGTGTTCAACTTCCCGGAGGGCGACACGGTGGTGGCGAACTTCCAGAACCAGAGCTACTACCAGCTGGTGCGCGACCACGGCCGCGAGAAGATCCACGACCCCGGGTACCGCATGCTGAACATGGTGGACGGCCAGGTGCGGCAGATGCCCACGGGCGGCATCCTGGTGCGGCCGCTGGACAAGAAGGAGAACTACATCAAGCGCTGCGTGGCCGTGGCGGGCGACACCGTGGCGGTGCGCGGCGGCCTGGTCCACATCAACGGCGTGAAGCAGCACGTGCCGGAGATGGCGCAGTACGCCTACGAGTTCGTACTGAAGGACCGCTTCAACGAGCGGATGCTGAAGGAGCAGTACGACATCAGCCCGGACGACCTGTCGCCCGGCGAGAACGGCGGGGTGAGCATCCCGCTCACCGAAGCCAACGCGGCAAAGCTGGGCGGCTTCAGCAACGTGGCCAGCATGACCCGGCAGGACCACCCGAAGGGCTACAGCTCGCCCTACCACAAGCTGCCCTACTTCCCCAACCATCCCGCCTTCGACTGGACGGAGGACAACTTCGGACCGCTGTGGATCCCGAAGGCCGGTGCCACCGTGGCCCTCAGCCTGGCGAACCTGCCGCTGTACGAGCGCGCGATCCGGGTTTACGAGCACAACGACCTGCGCATCGAGGGCGACCGCATCCTGATCAACGGCGCACCGGCCACCAGCTACACCTTCAAGCAGGACTACTACTGGCTGATGGGCGACAACCGCCATCGGTCGCAGGACGCGCGCTTCTGGGGCTTCGTGCCGCACGACCACGTGGTGGGCAAGGCGGTGCTGGTGTGGTTCACCAAGGACCCGTACACGGGCATCCGGTGGAAGCGCCTCTTCACCGTGGTGCGCAACGGCCTGAAGTGA
- the lepB gene encoding signal peptidase I: MRRVWQRWLDLGPWTRAFVQALLLLALVHALVLRWVIVQSTSMFATLLPGDVLAVQRWPVWTGVDRGDVLVFRDPTQDDRPVRKRQLLVKRVVGLPGDTVELRAGLVLVNGRPLPPWPGETRRYLVRVDPGTSLDSIAAAIGLPRAFIGGGERHLELPLNPTLAARLERVHGVRDTGPMGLSQRPARHLFPFSPFHPWSSDAYGPLRVPAAGDSVPLEPAQLPLYDRILTRHEGHVLEVGRDGLLMDGAPSKTAVIARDHYFVLGDSRHNSADSRHWGFVPADHLVGRTERVLLSWDAERRQWRGDRWWRSLGR; encoded by the coding sequence ATGCGCAGGGTGTGGCAACGGTGGCTGGACCTGGGCCCGTGGACCCGGGCCTTCGTGCAGGCCTTGCTGCTGCTGGCCCTGGTGCACGCCCTCGTGCTGCGTTGGGTGATCGTGCAGAGCACGAGCATGTTCGCCACGCTGCTGCCGGGCGATGTGCTGGCCGTGCAGCGCTGGCCCGTGTGGACGGGCGTGGACCGCGGGGATGTGCTGGTGTTCCGCGACCCCACGCAGGACGACCGGCCTGTGCGGAAGCGGCAACTGCTGGTGAAGCGCGTGGTGGGCCTTCCCGGCGACACGGTGGAACTGCGTGCCGGCCTGGTGCTGGTGAACGGCCGACCGTTGCCGCCCTGGCCCGGGGAGACGCGTCGTTACCTCGTGCGCGTGGACCCGGGCACCTCGCTGGACAGCATCGCCGCGGCCATCGGCCTGCCCCGCGCCTTCATCGGCGGCGGCGAACGACACCTGGAACTCCCCCTCAACCCGACTTTGGCGGCCCGCTTGGAACGGGTGCACGGCGTACGCGACACCGGCCCGATGGGCCTGAGCCAACGACCGGCGCGCCACCTCTTTCCGTTCAGCCCCTTCCACCCGTGGAGCAGTGATGCCTACGGGCCGTTGCGCGTGCCGGCGGCCGGCGACAGTGTGCCCTTGGAGCCCGCGCAGCTGCCGCTCTACGATCGCATCCTCACCCGGCATGAGGGGCATGTGCTGGAGGTGGGCCGCGACGGCCTGCTGATGGACGGGGCCCCTTCGAAGACGGCGGTGATCGCCCGCGACCACTACTTCGTGCTGGGCGACAGCCGGCACAACAGCGCCGACTCGCGCCATTGGGGCTTTGTTCCTGCGGATCACCTCGTGGGCCGCACGGAGCGGGTGCTGCTGTCGTGGGACGCTGAGCGCCGGCAGTGGCGCGGGGACCGGTGGTGGCGGAGCCTGGGCCGGTAG
- a CDS encoding CoA pyrophosphatase: MTLDEVHERLATALRGPLPGHAAFLSRSGYSRADLDSAQRADTAPRESAVLALLYPAMGEPHLLLMRRPEYAGVHSGQVSFPGGRREPRDTDLQATALREFHEEIGATPKDLRVLGALSQVYIPPSRSLVTPFVGLAWELGPTRPDPREVQALLEVPLAELLRPDVIRQRRQHIQVLGREAEIPYFDLGGQVVWGATAMMLAELRELLHG, from the coding sequence ATGACGCTGGACGAGGTGCATGAGCGCCTGGCCACGGCCCTTCGGGGGCCGCTGCCGGGGCACGCCGCCTTTCTGTCGCGGAGCGGCTACTCCCGCGCGGACCTGGACAGCGCTCAACGCGCGGACACCGCACCCCGGGAGAGCGCCGTGCTGGCCTTGCTCTATCCTGCCATGGGCGAGCCTCACCTGCTGCTCATGCGCCGGCCCGAGTATGCCGGGGTGCACAGCGGGCAGGTGAGCTTTCCGGGTGGCCGGCGTGAGCCGCGGGATACCGACCTCCAGGCCACCGCGCTGCGGGAGTTCCACGAGGAGATCGGGGCCACGCCCAAGGACCTGCGCGTGTTGGGGGCCTTGTCGCAGGTGTACATCCCGCCCAGCCGATCGCTGGTGACACCCTTCGTGGGCCTTGCATGGGAGCTGGGCCCCACCCGCCCCGACCCGCGGGAGGTGCAGGCCCTGCTGGAGGTGCCGCTGGCCGAGCTGCTGCGGCCCGATGTCATCCGGCAGCGCCGGCAGCACATCCAGGTGCTGGGCCGCGAGGCGGAGATCCCCTACTTCGACCTGGGCGGCCAGGTGGTGTGGGGGGCCACGGCCATGATGCTGGCCGAACTACGCGAGCTGCTCCACGGCTGA